The genomic region CCTCTCCTCTAGCTTCTGGCTCTTCTCGGACTCAGCTATGACCAGCCGCTTCAACTCCTtgctctcaccctctttctccaGGACCTGGCGGTTCAGGATAGAGACCTCCTCTTCCAAGCTGCTGATGAGGCTGTTTTTCCTCTCCGCCTCCTGCTGGCCCCGGGTCACTTGGGTCTTCCACTCATCCTCAGCCTTGCTGTGGTCTTGGGCCTTGGCGCGGAGGGTGGCCAGCTCCCTTTGGGCTGCAGCTAAGGTGTCCTGACTGCGCCCCAGCTCCTGGGCCTTCTCCTCTAACAGGCCCTGCAAGGCCTCCAGAGCACTGGCCTGCTCAGCGCGGGAGGTGCGCTCACGCTCCAGGCTGCGCTCCAGGCCAGAGGCCTTCTCCTGGTGCTCCCGGCACTGCTGCTCCAGCTTGCTCACCTCTGCCTGCAGAACCTGCAGCTCAGGACCTTTTCGCTTGCTCTCTCCAGTAGCCTCAGACTGTGCTCCTGACCCAGAAGGGTCTTTTCCGCTGGCCATCCCTAAAGACTGTTGGCGCTCCTCCTCTTTCTTAGCCAGCTGTTCCTTCAGTCGCTCCACAGTCTGCTGAAGCTCCCCGAGCTCTGTTCTCTGGGCTGCCTCCTGCCCACGAAGCTTGGCCAGCTCCtgatcctttccttccttttccatcagGGCGTGGGCCAGGGCTTCCTGCAGGGTAGCAAACTCCACACGCTGCTCATTGAGGGCATTCTGCAGCCGCATCTCCAGCTCCGCCTTGGCGGCCTTCTCCAGGGCCAGATCGGCTTGGGCCCGGCCCCGCTCCTGGGTCAGACGGgccacctccctctcctgctgcccaCGCTCCTCCTGCTGCTGGCCCTGGCTCTCCATCAGCGCAGCCCGCAGTCTCTCCAGTTCACTGCCCATCTGCTCTGCCTCCCGCTCCATGGCCTGCAGTGCAGCCTGCGTGCTGCAGAACTGGCGTCCCTGCCGCTCTTCCGGCcactctgactctctgtctcctgccctcAGGGGCTCCTTGAGTACCTCGCGGGAGGCTGATTCCGGCTGCTCCCCTGTCTTGCGCACTAAGGCCTCCAGGCGGGCCACCTCCTTGCTGGTGGCGGCCATCTTCTCTTGCAGAGCGGAGAGATCGTCTGCAAGCTTCTGGGCCCTGACCTCCTTCTCCTGGACCTGCTGGAGAGCCCTGGCCAGGTTGGCATGGAGCTGAGCTACTTCACTCTGCTGCCGGCTTATCTGGAGCTCACTGTGGGCCTCTATCCCTGCCACCTTCTCCTTGGCCTCCTGTAGTTCCTGGCGGGCCTTCTCACATTCCTCCTTCAGGGTCATCAGCTGCTCCTGGAACATGGCACCATACTGTGCCTCCTCCTGCTGGCTGTCCTCGTACCGCTCGCGCCAGGTGGCCACCTCCTTGGCAAGCTGTTCACACTCCCCTTCAGCTTCGCGCTGGGAGGCTATGGCCTCTGCCAGTTCCTGCCGCAGGGCTTCTGCCTCGGCCTGATGGGCCTCCCCAAGCTGCCGTAATCGGGCCTCCAGCCCCTTGCGCCCAGCCCGCTCTTCTTCTAGCTCCTTCCGCTCCTGCTTATGCTGTTCCACCAGGCACCGGGTCTCCACCTCTAGCTTGGAGATGTGACGCTGCTGCTCCTCCAGGGCGTCTGCAGCCCTGCGCTTCTCCTCTTCCAGGCTGCCCTTGGTGATCTTCAAGGACTCCTCAAGAGCCCGGACCTGCTCCTGGAACTGGCCCTTCTCCTGGGCCACCCTTTCTCGCTCAGCTGCTTTTTGTTGCTCAGACCTTAGTTGGGCCTTTAGCTCTACCACCTGGGCCTGggtctcactctgctcctggcgGGCTGCCTCAACACAGGCATGGAGTTCCTCCACTTTTTGGCTCAGCTCTGCCTTCTCCTGCTGGGCCTGAGTCACCGAGGACTGGGCACTGTCCCGGGCTTCCTTAGCAGCCTGAAGTTGCTGTTGCAGGACCTCTAGCTTGGCAGTCTTCTCCTTCTCCAATACTTCCAGCTGCTGGAGGGCCGAATCCCTCTCCCTTAAAGAGGCCTGCCGCTCCTCAGCTGCAGCGGCCAGTCGCTGGGCATGGTCTCGCCTGGTTGCCTCCTGCTCCTGGGCAGCTTCCTCTAACAGCTTCTCCTTTTGCTTCAGGCTGCTGCTCAGCTGCTCCACCTGCTGGCGGAGGCCCTGAGAGGCCTGTTCTTGCTGCTGGAGGCTCTGCGCTAGCTGGGCCTGCTCCTTTTTGGCCTGCTGCTTCAGGCCAGCCAGTTCTTGATCCTGCTGCTGGAGAGTGGCTTTGAGGGTGGTGAGCTCAGCAGTCAGCGTGGTCACCCGGGCAGACAACCGAGCCTCCTGAGCCTGAGAGGCCTGCTCCACGTCTTCTTTGGCCTGGCTGAGGTTGGACAGGGAGCCCTGCAGCTCGGCAATCAGGCCAGCCAGctgctgcttttcttcttcaaagtgGCCCCGCTCAGCAAGCAGCTTGGCTTCCCGCTGGCCCTGCTCGGTCTCTAGAGCCTCCACCCTGGCTCGGAGCTGGGTGTTGTCCGCAGCGAGAGAGGCCGCCTCCTGCTTCAGGGTTTCCAGCTGGTGAGATAAAGAGACCAAGAGGATGAACACGACTCCTCACACCGTGGCCCCCGTGAGAACTAAGGAACAGGAACCTGAATGTACCAAGCACGGGTCTACACGAGCCCTGGCACACAGGTCCTACTGCTGCTCCTGTGCGTTCCTACCTGCAAGACGTCACCCAGCACTTCGCCCTTCTCCCGGGGTGGGTTCTCCCGCAGCTGGGCCAAATGTTCTTCCAGCTGTGAAAGTTTTCCCtgaaggatttcattcttttcttcaagGCATTTCTGACAGTAAACAAGAGCCTCATGTGAACAGAGGTGGGACAGGCACCATGTTACCAACAAAATATGGAGCCCTATCACCCTGTTATCAAGAtctcttagggcgcctgggtggctcagtcgattaagtgtccgacttcggctcaggtggtgatcttgtttgtgggtttgagcacgttggggtctgcgctgacagctcagagcctgcttggaatcctctatcccccccctctctctgcccctcccctacttgtgctcttgctctctctcaaaaataaacaaacattaaaaaaaaaaaaaaattctcccaggacacctgggtggctcagtcagttgagcgtctgacttcagctcggtcatgatctcacatctcatgagttcgatcccccccattgagctctgcactgacagcctggagcctgcttagaattctatgtctccttctctctctgtccctcccccacgtgtgtgctctctctctcaaaaataaacaaacactgaaaacaaaaaactcctgtTCCCCTGACCTAGGaaaaaactcagaaaccatgGACCTGGGATCATGAGGGACCTGATTTTCTAACCCTAATTTCAGGGCTGAATTAAATCATGTGACTTGCTAATAGTTTCTTCTGCCAGGCCACTGAGTTCACTTCACAtttccttactttaaaaaaaaaagtttttttttttccttactataTACCCTTCCTTAGACATGTCTGGGCTCCCAGATTATCCAGACACTCACCAGCTTAAAAATATCCCCAGCCTTCCTGGGCATGAACAGCAGCAACCATAGCACCTCCCACCCTCAgcccctcttcctcccactgCTCACTAAGCAGCCGCCAGGACTATGCTGGGTCCTCTCTGAATTCATAATCCGCCTGACAGAGATGGGAGGTAGCTATTGCTGTCCCTCTTTTGCAGATCAAGATCTGAAGCTCAGATATTAAGTGCCTTCCCCTAGGGCTACAGGGCTAATAAATGGTAGATTTGGGTTCTTAAAAATAGCAGTAAAAAtaacagtggggcacctggctggctcagttggtagagcatgcaactcttgacattagggttgtcagttcaagccccacactgggtgcagagattacttaaaaataaaattaaaaaaaaaaatagtaactaatTCACTGGTAACTTACTTCGCATCACCCAATAAATGCAGTATCTTACAATGGTTGATGAGGCAGCTACTTGTTATCCTTCCCATTTTACACAAAGCATGCTTAGAGAGAAAAGAGAtcaaataacttgtccaagaaCCACACCTTGTAAACAGCAAAGATAAGACTCAAAGGTGGTACATTGGACTTAAGCTCACATTTTCCCAATACGGCGCACTATTAACCTTCAAGAGGAGACAGCTTAATTCCCAAAGGCCCCAAAGAATAGAGCGGTAAATGGAACTTTGAACAGGTAGCCAAGACTGTGGCCCTGACACCCCAAAGCAGAAGGTTACCTTGTCCTGCAGGGCTGTGCTGAGCTCCTTCTCAAGGTGGGCCTGTTTCTCCACCCACTCTCGAGTGGCTTTGCTGTGCTCTTCTGTCAGCTCATTGAGGGCACCCTGTAGTTGCTGCAGGTGACTGGCAAACTCCCGCAGCTGGGACAGACAAGTGGGAGTCCCCATCACCCAAGGTCAAAACTAGTACCACCACTGCTGTTTGTTTCCCGAACTCCAGGGGCTGTAGGTGTCTGACTATCTAACCCTGCTCAAACCAATTACAACCAACCATATCTTTAACTCAAGACTCAAAATTTAGGGCCACAACCCTGTCCCTGGCAGCAGCCAATTATGGGACAAGGAAAGGGCCAAAGTATGCAGGTCTCTGCAGAGACTGGAGCATAGGACAGATGCCAGGACATTCTTCTCAACCCTTTCTTCAAGAATCCTCGAGACTAACTCAGCCCCACGGACCGTCAAGTGGGGACTACACCCCCCAACCCTCACCTTAAAGGAAAGGTCCCCATTCTCCTCAGAAAGCTGGTTAATTTTGCGATCCATCTGGCTCTTCTCTGTCTTCAGGTCCTGACACTGCTTCAGAGTCTCATGGAGACGCACAGTGAGGCTGTGAGGGAGTTGGGGCAGTTAGAAAAGACGGTAGCACCCTCACTGCCACCCCATGGGTACAGAGTGGGGTATGGAGCTGGGAAGGAAGCAGGCAGAATTATACCTCTCATTCTTGCCACGGAGCTCCTCAAGCTCCCTGGGCTCCGACGGGCTGGCCGCCTGCTTCTCGTTGAGCAGAGCTAGGCGGTCAATGCGCTGCTGCATCACAGCTATCTGCGCATCTGTGCccgaggaggggaaaggaggagagtggAGAGTCAGCAAAGAacgaaggggaagagagaaggaggaggtggcATCCAATCTAAGGGAAGGGGAGGATGAGGCCAAGGGCAGCACCAGATTCCAGGCCAGCCTGACTGGCCCATGGCTGAGCCCTAAGCTCCAGAGCCAGCAGAACAAACAGAGAACAGAGGGGCCGTTCCTCACACAAGCCCAGCACTTCCCCGGATGAAAATCCCCAATGCTGCCCATTCACACACCACCTGCCAGCGTGCCAGGCACCTACCCTTCTCAGTAAGGAGCTTGCGGTTCTCagccagctccagctccagctcatctctattatttctttcatcGGCGAGCTGCTTCTTCAGCCGTCTCATCTGGAATTGTGGGGTTTGCAGAATGTCGCCCATAGGGGAGGCTGGAGAACCTGAGAGGAAGCTGAAGAAGGAGACGCCATGGTCAGAGCCTGAAGTGTGAGGCTGAAGAGAAGAGCAACAGGCAGAGATGGGCAAGCAGCACTCTAGGGATGTGAGCACTGGCTGGGAGGCTAAGCACCTCCGCTCTGTTGATAGTGCTATCTCATGCCTCATGACTGACCTCGAGAaagcttttcttctcccttctcctagCCTCAATTTCAATTTccttgtccaaaaaaaaaaaaaaaaaaaaaaaaaaattaccctcaCCTCTGCAGAGCTGCACTGAGAAAAGGGACTTTAGCATCGTctccaaggaagaaaggaattccATAAACAGGGAACAGAGCCTTTGAGGCCTTCTGCTAAAAATGGATGCCAACCAATTCCCCTAATTAATACTGGGGCAGGTGAGAACATCTACAGCATACTCTAAGTGCTGTCTGATGACGTAACAGGTTGGTGAACAGTGTTAGCTTCTAGAATGCAGGGATTTGAAGACTGGATGTTGAGGCCCCACCCCAGGAGAGGAGGCCCAGCACATACTTGTTCCCACTGGAAGAGGCAACCTTCTGTAGCTCTAGGAAGCGAATCTCCCTTTTGGCCTGGTGGCTGGGTGGGGACAGCTCTTCGGAGATGGTGCTGGAGCAGGTGGAAGGGACAGGAGCTAGGGCAAGGAGCAAACCAACCATATAGAGGTTAATAGAGGGAAAAGATTTGCATCTTTATACAAGTTGAGAACTTGCCTTAGTGGAAGTGGATCCACAGACAATTAGATGTAAGCTATAGGAGGCCACCAGGCAGAATCTGAAACCTGGCGTCTGGGTTAGCCAGAAGTCAGTGTCCCTAAGCCCAGTGAAGCAAGTGGCTTCCGTTTCCACAGCTCAGCAAGTGCTCAAGGAGAGCACAGGAGAGTGAGGGTGTCCTCCCTGCTTAGAGACTGGACCAAGTGCTCATGCTTTCCCCCCCATCCAACACTGCAGAGGCAGCTTGGGAGCCTTGAGCAGGATCTCCTCCTCTCAGCCCACCAACCTCTCAGATGAGAGCCGATGGCCTTTCTCAACTCCTCCACTCTAAAATCTTGTCCTGCCAACACAACCCCTTTCTCAAaacctcctcccctcccatggCTCCCACGACTACCTTCACATGGCTCTCCTACCCCTAAACACCCATTCCTAgtctccctatctgcccctccctcctacACCCACAATCTAAGCTCCCAGAGTTCTGATGACGCCTCCCTGTGCTGCCCACAGTGCCCATGGCTTCAATGGTCATCCACACACTGACCTG from Panthera uncia isolate 11264 chromosome D1, Puncia_PCG_1.0, whole genome shotgun sequence harbors:
- the NUMA1 gene encoding nuclear mitotic apparatus protein 1 isoform X1, with the translated sequence MTLHATRAAALLSWVNSLHVASPVEAVLQLQDCSVFLKIIDGIHGTDEGQQILQQPVPERLDFVCSFLQKNRKHPSSPECLVSVQKVMEGSELELAKMTMLLLYHSTMSSKSPRDWEQFEYKIQAELAVILKFVLDHEDGLNLNEDLENFLQKAPVPSTCSSTISEELSPPSHQAKREIRFLELQKVASSSGNNFLSGSPASPMGDILQTPQFQMRRLKKQLADERNNRDELELELAENRKLLTEKDAQIAVMQQRIDRLALLNEKQAASPSEPRELEELRGKNESLTVRLHETLKQCQDLKTEKSQMDRKINQLSEENGDLSFKLREFASHLQQLQGALNELTEEHSKATREWVEKQAHLEKELSTALQDKKCLEEKNEILQGKLSQLEEHLAQLRENPPREKGEVLGDVLQLETLKQEAASLAADNTQLRARVEALETEQGQREAKLLAERGHFEEEKQQLAGLIAELQGSLSNLSQAKEDVEQASQAQEARLSARVTTLTAELTTLKATLQQQDQELAGLKQQAKKEQAQLAQSLQQQEQASQGLRQQVEQLSSSLKQKEKLLEEAAQEQEATRRDHAQRLAAAAEERQASLRERDSALQQLEVLEKEKTAKLEVLQQQLQAAKEARDSAQSSVTQAQQEKAELSQKVEELHACVEAARQEQSETQAQVVELKAQLRSEQQKAAERERVAQEKGQFQEQVRALEESLKITKGSLEEEKRRAADALEEQQRHISKLEVETRCLVEQHKQERKELEEERAGRKGLEARLRQLGEAHQAEAEALRQELAEAIASQREAEGECEQLAKEVATWRERYEDSQQEEAQYGAMFQEQLMTLKEECEKARQELQEAKEKVAGIEAHSELQISRQQSEVAQLHANLARALQQVQEKEVRAQKLADDLSALQEKMAATSKEVARLEALVRKTGEQPESASREVLKEPLRAGDRESEWPEERQGRQFCSTQAALQAMEREAEQMGSELERLRAALMESQGQQQEERGQQEREVARLTQERGRAQADLALEKAAKAELEMRLQNALNEQRVEFATLQEALAHALMEKEGKDQELAKLRGQEAAQRTELGELQQTVERLKEQLAKKEEERQQSLGMASGKDPSGSGAQSEATGESKRKGPELQVLQAEVSKLEQQCREHQEKASGLERSLERERTSRAEQASALEALQGLLEEKAQELGRSQDTLAAAQRELATLRAKAQDHSKAEDEWKTQVTRGQQEAERKNSLISSLEEEVSILNRQVLEKEGESKELKRLVIAESEKSQKLEERLRLLQAETASSSARAAERSSALREEVQTLREEAEKQRVASESLRQELASQAERAEELGQELKAWQEKFFQKEQALSALQLEHTSTQALVSELLPAKHLCQQLQAEQAAAEKRHREELEQSKQAAGGLRAELMRAQRELGELVPLRQKLAEQERAAQQLRAEKASYAEQLSMLKKAHGLLAEENRGLGERASLGRQFLEVELDQAREKHGQELAAVRADAETRLAEMQREAQNTARELEVMTAKYESAKVKVLEERQRFQDERQKLTAQVEQLEVFQREQTKQVEELSKKLADHDQASKVQQQKLKAQGGESQQEAQRLQAQLNELQAQLNQKEQAAEHYKLQMEKAKTHYDAKKQQNQELQEQLRGLEQLQKENKELRAEAERLGRELQQAGLKTKEAEQTCRHLTAQVRSLEAQVAHADQQLRDLGKFQVATDALKSREPQAKPQLDLSIDSLDLSCEEGTPLTITSKLPRTQPDGTSIPGEPASPISQRLPPKVESLESLYFTPIPARGQAPLESSLDSLGDVLLDSGRKTRSARRRTTQIINITMTKKLDVEEPDSANSSFYSTQSAPASQAGPRATSSTQSLARLGSPDDGNSALLSLPGYRPTTRSSARRSQAGVSSGAPPGRNSFYMGTCQDEPEQLDDWNRIAELQQRNRVCPPHLKTCYPLESRPSLSLATITDEEMKTGDPQETLRRASMQPAQIAEGMGITTRQQRKRVSSEPHQGPGTPESKKATSCFPRPMTPRDRHEGRKQSTNEAQKRAAPAVKQADRRQSMAFNILNTPKKLGNSLLRRGASKKAPSKASPNTRSGTRRSPRIATTAASAATAAAIAAATATPRAKGKGKH
- the NUMA1 gene encoding nuclear mitotic apparatus protein 1 isoform X3, giving the protein MTLHATRAAALLSWVNSLHVASPVEAVLQLQDCSVFLKIIDGIHGTDEGQQILQQPVPERLDFVCSFLQKNRKHPSSPECLVSVQKVMEGSELELAKMTMLLLYHSTMSSKSPRDWEQFEYKIQAELAVILKFVLDHEDGLNLNEDLENFLQKAPVPSTCSSTISEELSPPSHQAKREIRFLELQKVASSSGNNFLSGSPASPMGDILQTPQFQMRRLKKQLADERNNRDELELELAENRKLLTEKDAQIAVMQQRIDRLALLNEKQAASPSEPRELEELRGKNESLTVRLHETLKQCQDLKTEKSQMDRKINQLSEENGDLSFKLREFASHLQQLQGALNELTEEHSKATREWVEKQAHLEKELSTALQDKKCLEEKNEILQGKLSQLEEHLAQLRENPPREKGEVLGDVLQLETLKQEAASLAADNTQLRARVEALETEQGQREAKLLAERGHFEEEKQQLAGLIAELQGSLSNLSQAKEDVEQASQAQEARLSARVTTLTAELTTLKATLQQQDQELAGLKQQAKKEQAQLAQSLQQQEQASQGLRQQVEQLSSSLKQKEKLLEEAAQEQEATRRDHAQRLAAAAEERQASLRERDSALQQLEVLEKEKTAKLEVLQQQLQAAKEARDSAQSSVTQAQQEKAELSQKVEELHACVEAARQEQSETQAQVVELKAQLRSEQQKAAERERVAQEKGQFQEQVRALEESLKITKGSLEEEKRRAADALEEQQRHISKLEVETRCLVEQHKQERKELEEERAGRKGLEARLRQLGEAHQAEAEALRQELAEAIASQREAEGECEQLAKEVATWRERYEDSQQEEAQYGAMFQEQLMTLKEECEKARQELQEAKEKVAGIEAHSELQISRQQSEVAQLHANLARALQQVQEKEVRAQKLADDLSALQEKMAATSKEVARLEALVRKTGEQPESASREVLKEPLRAGDRESEWPEERQGRQFCSTQAALQAMEREAEQMGSELERLRAALMESQGQQQEERGQQEREVARLTQERGRAQADLALEKAAKAELEMRLQNALNEQRVEFATLQEALAHALMEKEGKDQELAKLRGQEAAQRTELGELQQTVERLKEQLAKKEEERQQSLGMASGKDPSGSGAQSEATGESKRKGPELQVLQAEVSKLEQQCREHQEKASGLERSLERERTSRAEQASALEALQGLLEEKAQELGRSQDTLAAAQRELATLRAKAQDHSKAEDEWKTQVTRGQQEAERKNSLISSLEEEVSILNRQVLEKEGESKELKRLVIAESEKSQKLEERLRLLQAETASSSARAAERSSALREEVQTLREEAEKQRVASESLRQELASQAERAEELGQELKAWQEKFFQKEQALSALQLEHTSTQALVSELLPAKHLCQQLQAEQAAAEKRHREELEQSKQAAGGLRAELMRAQRELGELVPLRQKLAEQERAAQQLRAEKASYAEQLSMLKKAHGLLAEENRGLGERASLGRQFLEVELDQAREKHGQELAAVRADAETRLAEMQREAQNTARELEVMTAKYESAKVKVLEERQRFQDERQKLTAQVEQLEVFQREQTKQVEELSKKLADHDQASKVQQQKLKAQGGESQQEAQRLQAQLNELQAQLNQKEQAAEHYKLQMEKAKTHYDAKKQQNQELQEQLRGLEQLQKENKELRAEAERLGRELQQAGLKTKEAEQTCRHLTAQVRSLEAQVAHADQQLRDLGKFQVATDALKSREPQAKPQLDLSIDSLDLSCEEGTPLTITSKLPRTQPDGTSIPGEPASPISQRLPPKKLDVEEPDSANSSFYSTQSAPASQAGPRATSSTQSLARLGSPDDGNSALLSLPGYRPTTRSSARRSQAGVSSGAPPGRNSFYMGTCQDEPEQLDDWNRIAELQQRNRVCPPHLKTCYPLESRPSLSLATITDEEMKTGDPQETLRRASMQPAQIAEGMGITTRQQRKRVSSEPHQGPGTPESKKATSCFPRPMTPRDRHEGRKQSTNEAQKRAAPAVKQADRRQSMAFNILNTPKKLGNSLLRRGASKKAPSKASPNTRSGTRRSPRIATTAASAATAAAIAAATATPRAKGKGKH
- the NUMA1 gene encoding nuclear mitotic apparatus protein 1 isoform X2 — encoded protein: MTLHATRAAALLSWVNSLHVASPVEAVLQLQDCSVFLKIIDGIHGTDEGQQILQQPVPERLDFVCSFLQKNRKHPSSPECLVSVQKVMEGSELELAKMTMLLLYHSTMSSKSPRDWEQFEYKIQAELAVILKFVLDHEDGLNLNEDLENFLQKAPVPSTCSSTISEELSPPSHQAKREIRFLELQKVASSSGNNFLSGSPASPMGDILQTPQFQMRRLKKQLADERNNRDELELELAENRKLLTEKDAQIAVMQQRIDRLALLNEKQAASPSEPRELEELRGKNESLTVRLHETLKQCQDLKTEKSQMDRKINQLSEENGDLSFKLREFASHLQQLQGALNELTEEHSKATREWVEKQAHLEKELSTALQDKKCLEEKNEILQGKLSQLEEHLAQLRENPPREKGEVLGDVLQLETLKQEAASLAADNTQLRARVEALETEQGQREAKLLAERGHFEEEKQQLAGLIAELQGSLSNLSQAKEDVEQASQAQEARLSARVTTLTAELTTLKATLQQQDQELAGLKQQAKKEQAQLAQSLQQQEQASQGLRQQVEQLSSSLKQKEKLLEEAAQEQEATRRDHAQRLAAAAEERQASLRERDSALQQLEVLEKEKTAKLEVLQQQLQAAKEARDSAQSSVTQAQQEKAELSQKVEELHACVEAARQEQSETQAQVVELKAQLRSEQQKAAERERVAQEKGQFQEQVRALEESLKITKGSLEEEKRRAADALEEQQRHISKLEVETRCLVEQHKQERKELEEERAGRKGLEARLRQLGEAHQAEAEALRQELAEAIASQREAEGECEQLAKEVATWRERYEDSQQEEAQYGAMFQEQLMTLKEECEKARQELQEAKEKVAGIEAHSELQISRQQSEVAQLHANLARALQQVQEKEVRAQKLADDLSALQEKMAATSKEVARLEALVRKTGEQPESASREVLKEPLRAGDRESEWPEERQGRQFCSTQAALQAMEREAEQMGSELERLRAALMESQGQQQEERGQQEREVARLTQERGRAQADLALEKAAKAELEMRLQNALNEQRVEFATLQEALAHALMEKEGKDQELAKLRGQEAAQRTELGELQQTVERLKEQLAKKEEERQQSLGMASGKDPSGSGAQSEATGESKRKGPELQVLQAEVSKLEQQCREHQEKASGLERSLERERTSRAEQASALEALQGLLEEKAQELGRSQDTLAAAQRELATLRAKAQDHSKAEDEWKTQVTRGQQEAERKNSLISSLEEEVSILNRQVLEKEGESKELKRLVIAESEKSQKLEERLRLLQAETASSSARAAERSSALREEVQTLREEAEKQRVASESLRQELASQAERAEELGQELKAWQEKFFQKEQALSALQLEHTSTQALVSELLPAKHLCQQLQAEQAAAEKRHREELEQSKQAAGGLRAELMRAQRELGELVPLRQKLAEQERAAQQLRAEKASYAEQLSMLKKAHGLLAEENRGLGERASLGRQFLEVELDQAREKHGQELAAVRADAETRLAEMQREAQNTARELEVMTAKYESAKVKVLEERQRFQDERQKLTAQVEELSKKLADHDQASKVQQQKLKAQGGESQQEAQRLQAQLNELQAQLNQKEQAAEHYKLQMEKAKTHYDAKKQQNQELQEQLRGLEQLQKENKELRAEAERLGRELQQAGLKTKEAEQTCRHLTAQVRSLEAQVAHADQQLRDLGKFQVATDALKSREPQAKPQLDLSIDSLDLSCEEGTPLTITSKLPRTQPDGTSIPGEPASPISQRLPPKVESLESLYFTPIPARGQAPLESSLDSLGDVLLDSGRKTRSARRRTTQIINITMTKKLDVEEPDSANSSFYSTQSAPASQAGPRATSSTQSLARLGSPDDGNSALLSLPGYRPTTRSSARRSQAGVSSGAPPGRNSFYMGTCQDEPEQLDDWNRIAELQQRNRVCPPHLKTCYPLESRPSLSLATITDEEMKTGDPQETLRRASMQPAQIAEGMGITTRQQRKRVSSEPHQGPGTPESKKATSCFPRPMTPRDRHEGRKQSTNEAQKRAAPAVKQADRRQSMAFNILNTPKKLGNSLLRRGASKKAPSKASPNTRSGTRRSPRIATTAASAATAAAIAAATATPRAKGKGKH